tgaattagacaaagggaaatgaagggaagggagaaaggacaggaataggaaagacagtagaatgactcttacataatttttctatttacttatgtaaatatacacaatgaatctccatatcatgtacaaccacaagactggaatcctaattagaataaaatatactccATATTTCTATAAAGGTGTCAAAATATagtctattatcatgtataactaaaaagaacaaataaaatttttaaaaatttaaaattttttttaaataaataaaaataaaggagaattcCACGTATTTGAATAGTacagatttttcaaagtaaaaggaTAGTatcaatacaaaatatatatattaaattaattaaattaaagttCATAGAAAGACAAGAACTGTcaaaacagaccaaagaaaaatagacaaCCCAAATAGacctataatttaaaaagtggttAAATTACTAATCGAAACCCACAAAGAATATCCAAACCCAGATGCTTTCATTGATgaattctttttaatccaattggAATTTGCTTTGTCAGATACATcacttgttattttaaaagaatttaccatTATTCCAGAACCACTTGTAAAGCAAAATGAATACTAAATTCTTCACAAACCCTCAGAATTCACAAACCCTTCTAAAACACAGAAAGGGGGACACTTCCATCCTATAAGGTCAATGTTACCCTGATGACAAGATGAGGTAAACCAATCACAAGTcaagaaaaccacagaccaatatcTTCTATGCTTTTGgcaaatatcctttaaaaaaaaatactaacaaactGAATCTAGCAACACATGAAAAGaattatacaccatgaccaagtagaATTTATCCTAGGCATACAAGATTAGTTTAACACCCCCAAATCAATTAAGTAATACAcctaaacagaataaaaatttgaaaccACTCAGTTATCTTAATAGAagtagaaaagcatttgataaaatccaacacccTTCTATGACTTAAACACTCAACTCTGAATAGAACACATCCACAACCTGAGAAAGGGTAGACAATAAATCCCCACAGATAAAAtaatactaaaggtgaaagatgaTTGCTTTCCCCATAGGATTAAAGGCAAGTTAAGGACATTTGCTCTTACCACTTCTGTTCAATGCCATATAAGAGTTTCTAGACAGggaaattaggcaagaaaaataaattaaaattatccagaaataaaactatctttattCACAGACAAcatgatataatatataaaatatcctaaggatgggctggggatgtagctcagttggtagagtgcttgactcaaaagcacaagaccctgggttcaattcccagcactcaaaacacacacacacacacacacacacacacacacacacacacacacatatatatatatctaaggTATCcaccagagagaaaagaaaaaaaaaacctatttattAGAACTAATGAATAAGTACAGCAAAGTTGCAAGATACAAgaccaatatataaaaatcactttTCTATACACTGGCAATGGataaactaaaatgaaatttaagcacaattccatttataataacatcaataataaaaaataaaattggaaataaatttaacaaaaagacATGCCAAAACTTATagtctgaaatgaaaaatattatcgaaagaaattaaacataatctaaatgaatgaaaaatcattCAATGTTCATGAATTAGAAGATTTAACATTGCTAATATGGCAATGCTACTCAAAGAGACCTAGAGGTTCAATGTAATCTTTATTAGAATTTTGAGTGATAactttgtagaaattgacaaactgattctaaaatttatacagAATTTTAAGGGACACAAAATAGCCAAAACATCATGAAGAACAAAATAGGAAGACTCAtacttcccaatttcaaaacctggtacaaagctacagtaatcaacaGCAgagtactgaaataaaaatagacataaatatagacatatagatcaatggaacagaactcagggtccagaaataaacccacatgcCTATGGTCAACTGATCTTCAGGATAGGTGCCAAGATCATTTGATGGGAGAATAACCTTTTAAACTAATGGTGCTGAAACAATTGAACaaccacatgcaaaagaatgaaattgaacactTATTTCATTCCTCTTAACTCACTTACCTCCCAAATTAACTTTAAGTGGATCCAAAGAAAAagctgaaaagttaaaaatataaaactattgcAATAAAACCTAGTAAATCTTCCTGGTCTTGGGTTTGGCAATGGTTTCATAAATGTAACACCAAATTcacaagcaacaaaaaaaaatagataaatgggattttattaaaatcaaaaacTTATGCCCATCTATCTCTATCTATACAGTGAAAAGAGAATGGAAGACATTTTTGTGAGAAATATATCTCATAAGGGTTCAGTATCTATAACACATAAAGAGTTCTTACAACTCAACGACAAAGGAAACCTGACTTAAAAAGTGGACTCTTCAAGAAATCTGGAAAAATGTTTGTGGGTTTGAATGGTGTGGGCAAAATCAGTCTTTTTCACATGCTCAAACATGACATATTTACCCAACATATTCCAACACACCCCTGACATCAGAAGAGCTGATAATAGCAAAATGACGTTTACAACTTTTGTTCTTGGTGGTCATAAGCAAGTATGTCAGACTTGGAAAAATTATCTTCCAGCAATTAATGGAATTGTCTTTCTGATGGGCTGTGCATGTCATATCCACCCGATGGAATCCAAAGTTgagattaatgttttaatgaATGATGAAACATACAATATGAAAATCCCTATCCGAGGTAACAATATCAGCAGAAAAGATGCaatcagcaaaaaagaaaaagaaaaaaacctttatGTGATATTTGGGCTTTATGAACAGAATATAGGAAAGAGGAAGATCACAAATGTGACTTTGAAAGAATTTAATGCCCACCCCAAGTGCAGAGTGCTCCTGAAGCAAGGCTAAGCAAGGGTTATTGCTGGCTCTCCCGGCATATATTTGGACAGTGGGCTTAAGAGTTTTcctcaccaaaaataaaacaaagaattgccACACAAGCCAGTACTTCCACTTGTAGacatataacaaaaataattaaaaacaggtaCTCAAACTGGGACATATACATGAACATTCATAACAGCACTGTTACGAACACATTTGCCAAAAAGTGGAGACAACTCAAATTTCCAGTGACAGATGAGTAGAAACAAAATTTGGcgtattaaatgttttaaattatcttaCCACTTCTattgtattttatctttatatccataatatatttggtcataaaaagaaatcaagcaattttaaatgattcaatgtggatgaaccctgaaaataatatgctaagtgaaagaaactaatCACACAAGACCAAGTAAACATGATTCCACCcacatgaaataaagaaaataagtcagtCTTTAGAGATAGAAAGTAGGATGGTGATTGCTTTGGGttaaaatgaaagggaaagaatTGGAAGTTGACTGGAAAAAATAGGTATAAAGGGTACAGAGTATTTCTTTATGGTGataaaaatactgtaaaattGACTTTGGTAATGATTATCTATGTGCTTGACTACTAAAAGTCATTTAATTGTACATACACTTTACATGGATGTGAATTGTATGGTATGAATTGTGTATGGTGTGTGAACTATAGctcaataaaacttttaaagaaagagaaacagagagggaAGATAGGAAAagagagggggaggagaggaaggagggagacaggCAGCAATAGAGGAAAAATTATAAGAACATCAACCAAGATATTAACAGTAATATACTGTTAGTGAGAAGATTCAGCCCCCAAATGGCTAGTGATTCacattagaattttatatttaataaaagaaaaacaaaaattaatcagtTTTGGTCAAAATTGGAGTAGAAGGGACAAATTTTACCCTTCTGCctcaaataacaacaataaaaaagaacaaaaaatgaggaaaagcagTTTTCAAGACACTGGATATCAGTAAACAAAGGATGGGGTCCATGAGAGACAAGAAGCAGACAAGGTGAATCCAACAATCACCTCAGCTGACTCCCTCAATTTTCCCGATAATGTTGCAGGGATGTGGAATAAGGAAGCCTGGAGCTGACTCCAGGAACCCAGGCAGCTAGATTCGTAGCATACCTGGGAAGAGAAGTCACACAGAGGGGACTTCAGAGAGCTGCAGAGTCCTCCTAGGTTTCCCAGTGGCAGATGTTCTTCAAGGCAAGTGATGAACTTTTGCAAAGCATTAGAGAAAGGGTGCCTGGTTCCACACAGGTCCAGGGATGGTGCTGTTCTCACAGCCAGAGTAGGAAGCCTTGCCAGGGCTTTGGGcagagaacacacacaaaaaaggatcTCCCCTCAGTTCTGGGCAATAATTAGCTGTAGACTGAGCACTGCCCTGGTTCGAcctaacaaattttaaaagtaagaatatccacaataaataaagaacaagaaATCGTAGAGAAAAGCATCTGAACACACTCTTCAAAAAGTGAGTAAACAGTTCTtccagaagaatggaggaactttagattatgtaaagggaaatgagagtgttggggtctttagccccccctgctcttctccacgagagacaagggaaggggacacttcccaacaaggccagaccaggaaaggtaaggccgactgaccacccgcacccagccctccgggtggaggacaatcagacgcgtcagggagaccagtcacagcaggaactcctttattgaggaaatcgcacagcttttatgtagggtggaggctaggcgggaaccaatcagtttaaaggtcagcaaggcacgggggttcacgcaggcgagagtcccataggactatatggcaagcacgagctgatcacgttggcggaactgttgttaaccaatccctgacggtgtccgatttattgtcattaacccttgaaaccgcctttgaggccttgatcttgctcacccacctggaagtaaggagtcagcctgagttaggtaacgtgtcattagtcccaacatgagagggaggcagggtatgaaaaatggtggaatgagacagacatcattaccctatgtacacgtatgattacacgaatggtatgaatctacatcatgcacaaccacagaaattaaatgatgtaccccatttatgatCAATGAaaccaaatgcagtctgtaaaataaatgaataaataaacaaatgactgCCAGATAATctataaaaaatgcaaatattaccATGTCAACAAAAATATGAGTAAACAGAGGCAAATAAGCACacgaaagaatgttcaacatcgtATGTCGTTATAAAAgtgcaaataattaaaatcacaatgagaaacTGCTTCATGCCCACTAGATGGCTAACGTGTGAAGGAGTAGCCATTCCACATGCTGGTGACACTGTGGAAgaactggtgggaatgtaaaatggcacaagCACTTTGCAAAACAGTTTTGTGGTATCTTAAAATTAAACGGCATACATGATCTAGCCATTCCCTTACAAGTATTTGCCCAAGAAAAGAAACCACATGTCCACAGAAAggcttaaacaaaaatatttatggaagtcTTATTTGTTATAGATTAAAAAttgcagtatgtaatgtccttctttatcccttctgactagttttggtttgaagtccacattatctgaaatgaggatggatactccagcttttttgctgtgtccatgtgcatggtatgttttttcccatcttttcaccttagtctatgggtatctctttctatgagatgagtctcttgcaggcagcatattattggatctttctttttaatccaatctgccagtctatatcttttgattgatgagttcaggccattaacattcagggttattattgtgatatgatttgtattcccagtcacttgactcatttttgttttttgacatgatttgggttctcctttatttgtctattcctttaggttagttcctcccattgctgatttgcatcattgtttttcatgtgaACCTCATGTCTTCCTCATATTTGcttagaatgttctgtagtgccggctttcttttcataaattcttttaacttttgtttaccatggaagggttttattttgtcgtcaaatctgaaagtaagttttgctgggtacaagattcttggttggcatccattttctttcagggcttggtaaatgttgttccaggcccttctagaatttagggtctggattgaaaaatctgctgatatccttcttggtttccccctgaatgtaatttgattcttttctctcgcagcctttaaaattctggtttattttgtatgttaggtattttcataataatgtgtcttggtgtgggtctgttgtaattttgtatatttggagacctataagcctcttgtacctggttttccatttcattcttcagatttgggaaattttctgatattatttcattgaatagattgctcattcctttggtttgtttctctgtgccttcctcaatcccaataattcttaaatttggccttttcatgatatcccataattcttggagattctgttcatgatttcgtaccatcttctctgtttggttaactttgttttcaaggttaaatattttatcttcaatgtctgaggttctgtcttccaggtgttctatcctattgattaagctttctaaggagtttttaacttggtttattgtttccttcatttcaaggatttctggtttttttttttttttcagtatctctaactctttattgaaatgatctcttgcttcctgtagtcagaagggataaagaaggacattacatactgcttaaaggaagcataaatcagcaagacttaacaatcataaatatctatgccccgaacattggctcattcatgtacaccaaacaaatccttctcaattccagaaatcaaatagacacaacacaataatactaggcgattttaacacacctctctcaccactggatagatcttccaaacaaaaactgaataaagaaaccatagatctcaataacacaatcaacaatttagacttaacggacatatatagaatataccatccaacagagaacgaatacactttcttctcagcagcatatggatccttctccaaaatagaccatattttatgccacaaagctactgttagcaaatacaagaaaatagagatactaccttgtaatctatcagatcatatggattgcaattagaaataaatgacagaataaaaaacagaaacttctacaatacctggagattaaataatacgctattatatgatgaatggataacagaagacatcaggaggaaaataaaaaaattcttaaaagtaaatgagaacaaagagaaatcatatcaaaatctctgggacactatgaaagcagtacttagaggaaaatttatttcatggggctcattcaacaaaagaagtaaaaatcaacaaataaacaacactacagctcaaagccctagaaaaagaagagcagaccaacacaaaaagtagtagcagacaggaaatagttaaaatcagagccgaaatcaacaaaattgaaacaaaagaaacaatcagaaaaattaacaaaataaatagttggttcttcaaaaaaacaaacaaaattgataaacccttagctacactaacaaagagaaagagggagaaaactcaaattactagaattctgaatgaacaaggaaacatcacaacagactccagtgaaatacaaaatataactagaagctattttgaaaatctatattccaacaaaacagaaaacaacgaAGAgatcaagtttctagagatatatgaattacctaaacttaaagaggaggacatacagacttaaataaatcaatttcaaataatgaaatagaagaggtcattaaaagcctaccaacaaagaaaagtccaggaccagatgggttctcagccgagttctacaaaacctttaaagaagagctcattccaatactcctcaaagtattccatgaaatagaagacaagggaaccctcccaaactcattctatgaagccaagatcaccctgatacctaaaccagacatagatacatcgaggaaagaaaatttcagaacaatatccttaatgaacatcgacgcaggtgatccaagatggcggactagagggggattgcatccccagtcgctccagaacccaggagttaagaaggggaggcattgagagactcagaccaaaatagagccacgggtgagtctgcccactgggtaaagcttgacccgggtggcaggcccagatagaggtggcttatcggagcagggcagggcagctagagtcttccacaggcagccctgcgcactccggcactgggctcctcccacacagccagcttctccaggttctcggagcaggcccccgagtgagagcctttctgatcagaacgctccaagtcccggagccagcacggcGTACTCCGgcctgcaagtggcttcagggaccaggacagggcagccagagacctccccaagcagcctggacccctgtggtgggagtcgcctttcaaggctagcttctcggaacagaccgcccagtgagagcctttctacatagagccagccacaagtccccgagccaacggagagcttcaatatgcaagcagcatctgggatcagggcagggcagccagagacttctccaggcggctctgcccactccggccacaggttctttccacggggcgatccaagatggcggcctagagggtgactgcatctccagtcgctccagaacccaggactcaagaaggggaggcattgagagacttggacaaaaatagagacacggggtgagtctccaccactgggcgaaacttggcctgggcgccaggcacagataggggtggcttatcagagcagggcagggcagctagagtctttcccaggtagccttccacactccggcggtgggctcccccgacatggccagctgcatggtgtaggcccccagtgagagcctttccgcacagagccagctccaagccctggaaccagtaggggctaggggcagctttctttggaagcactgcattctcaagttcttccaagacttcaggctactgaaggctgggaggtgatacactggaaatctaccgggacaccaatagaagaaatctgcaatatctcagattcccactgacatctgaccaatatgagaaaacaagggaagaaaatgtcccaaacaaacctagatactacatcaataaaacccaatgacagcacaacagaagaaatgtcagaaagggagttcagaatgtacataattaaaataatcagagaagcaaatgaggagatgaaagagcaaatgcaggcattgaaagaggagatgaaagagtaaatgcaggcattaaatgatcgcaccaatcaacagttaaaagaccaaatacgggaagcaagagatcatttcaataaagagttagagatactgaaatacttgaaatgaaggaaacaataaaccaagttaaaaactccatagaaagcataaccaataggatagaacacctggaagacagaacctcagacattgaagacaaattatttaatcttgaaaacaaagttggccaaacagagaagatggtaagaaatcatgaacagaatctacaagaattatgggatatcatgaaaaggccaaatttaagaattattgggattgaggaaggcttagagaaacaaaccaaaggaatgaacaatctattcaatgaaataatatcagaaaatttcccaaatctgaagaatgaaatggaaaaccaagtacaagaggcttatagaactccaaatatacaaaattacaacagaccaacaccaaggcacattattatgaaaaaacctagcataaaaaacaaagacaggatTTTATAGGCcgcgagagaaaaaaatcaaattacattcagagggaaaccaagaaggatatcagcagatttttcaatccggaccctaaaagctagaagggcctggaacaacatttaccaagccctgaaagaaaatggatgccaaccaagaatcttacacccagcaaaacttagcttcaaatttgactatgaaataagatccttccatgataaacaaaagctaaaggaatttacaaaaagaaagccagcattacagaacattctcagcaaaatattccatgaggaagagatgaaaaacaacgatgcaaatcagcaaaaggaggcgctagcctaaaggaatagccaaataaaggagaaaccaaatcatgtcaaaaacaaaaatgagtcaaatgactgggaatacaaatcatatcacaataataaccctgaatgttaatggcctgaactcatcaataaaaagacatagactggcagattggattaaaaagaaaaatccaacaatttgctgcctgtaagagactcatctcatacaaagagatacccatagactaaaggtgaaaggatggggaaaaacataccatgcacacagacacagcaaaaaagcaggagtatccatcctcatttcagataatgtggacttcaagccaaaactagtcagaagggataaagaaggacattacatgctacttaagggaagcataaatcagcaagacttaacaatcataaatatctatgccccaaactttggctcatccacgtacatcaaacaaatccttctcaattccagaaatcaaatagaccacaacacaataatactaggcgattttaacacacgtctctcaccactggatacatcatccaaacaaaaattgaataaagaaaccatagatctcaataacacaatcaacaatttagacttaatggacatatatagaatataacatccaacaaagaacgaatacactctcttcagcagcacatgaatccttctctaaaatagaccatattttatgccacaaagctactgttagcaaataaagaagatagagatactaccgtgtactctatcagatcataatggattgaaattagaaataaatgacagaataaaaaacagaaacttctccaatacctggagattaaataatacactattatatgatgaatggataacagaagacatcaggagggaaataaaaaaattcttagaagtaaatgagaacaaagacacatcatatcaaaatctctgggacactatgaaagcagtacttagaggaagatttatttcatggggcgcattcaaaaaaagaa
The Sciurus carolinensis chromosome 2, mSciCar1.2, whole genome shotgun sequence DNA segment above includes these coding regions:
- the LOC124976579 gene encoding LOW QUALITY PROTEIN: GTP-binding protein SAR1a-like (The sequence of the model RefSeq protein was modified relative to this genomic sequence to represent the inferred CDS: inserted 1 base in 1 codon; deleted 2 bases in 1 codon); this translates as MVSKKEVDMIKPKIIVLITRSMEKDETVLTTQRQRKPDLKSGLFKKSGKMFVGLNGVGKISLFHMLKHDIFTQHIPTHPTSEELIIAXMTFTTFVLGGHKQVCQTWKNYLPAINGIVFLMGCACHIHPMESKVEINVLMNDETYNMKIPIRGNNISRKDAISKKEKEKNLYVIFGLYEQNIGKRKITNVTLKEFNAHPKCRVLLKQG